A single region of the Gasterosteus aculeatus chromosome 1, fGasAcu3.hap1.1, whole genome shotgun sequence genome encodes:
- the cog6 gene encoding conserved oligomeric Golgi complex subunit 6, with protein MADPKLEMSSDNSTALQNPNAHTQPNNPLSRKLNKILETRLDNDKEMLEALKALSVFFTDNSLRTRRNLRGDIERRSLSINEDFARIFKDVKEALESVNEDVQAMSACSEEMTNRLKAAKEQTQDLIVKTNKLQGENHRLELRAQVAQAFLAKFQLSNEEMATLRGSRDAPITEDFFKALSRVKHIHEDVKVLLRTNQQTAGLEIMEQMAVLQETSYEQLYRWAQNDCRGLTQESCDVSPVLTQAMEALQDRPVLYKYTLDEFGTARRCAVVRGFIDALTRGGQGGTPRPIEMHSHDPMRYVGDMLAWLHQATASEKEHLEALLKQVTLPGVEENLQEVVAHITEGVCRPLKVRIEQVIVAEPGAVLLYKLSNLLKFYHHTISSIIGTSVASLLITIEEMHILSKKMFFNSLSLHASRLMDKVELPPVDLGPTASLTQTLSLLREVLASHDSSVVPLDARQADFAQVLSCILDPLLQLCTVSASNLGTADMATYMVNSLYVMKTTLALFEFTDKRLEMLEFQIEAHLDTLINEQASYVLTRAGLSYIYSCVQQHSAEQGPLSLLPSMESSSVKAAMVQFDRYLSSPDTLVMPQLNFLLSAAIKEQIFRQSTELVCRAYGEVYAALSSPANSYKDPENLLPRSPQQVQTLLS; from the exons ATGGCTGATCCTAAACTAGAAATGTCTTCTGATAACTCCACCGCATTAcagaacccaaatgcacacaCGCAGCCCAACAACCCGCTGTCCAGGAAGCTTAACAAAATACTGGAGACGAGGCTCGACAATGACAAG GAGATGCTCGAGGCTCTGAAGGCTCTCTCCGTGTTCTTCACTGACAACAGTTTGCGCACCAGGAGAAATCTTCGTGGCGACATAGAGAGACGAAGCCTCTCCATCAACGAGGACTTTGCACGAATATTTAAGGATGTAAAAGAG GCGCTTGAAAGTGTTAATGAGGACGTTCAGGCCATGAGCGCATGTTCGGAAGAAATGACCAACAGGTTGAAG GCTGCGAAGGAGCAAACTCAAGACCTCATCGTAAAAACCAACAAGCTGCAGGGAGAAAA TCACAGGCTGGAGCTGAGAGCTCAGGTTGCTCAGGCCTTCCTCGCAAAGTTCCAGCTGTCAAATGAGGAAATGGCCACACTGCGAGGGTCTCGGGATGCCCCCATCACTGAG GATTTCTTCAAAGCTCTGAGCCGAGTGAAGCACATCCACGAGGATGTCAAAGTCCTCTTGCGAACCAACCAGCAAACTGCGGG GTTAGAGATCATGGAGCAGATGGCCGTGTTACAGGAGACATCATATGAGCAGCTGTACCGCTGGGCCCAAA ATGACTGCAGAGGACTGACCCAAGAGAGCTGCGATGTCTCCCCTGTGTTGACTCAAGCCATGGAAGCCTTACAGGACCGACCCGTCCTTTACAA GTACACTCTGGACGAGTTTGGGACGGCGCGCAGGTGCGCGGTGGTTCGAGGCTTCATCGACGCGCTGACCCGCGGCGGGCAAGGCGGAACCCCGCGGCCCATAGAGATGCATTCACATGACCCCATGAG GTATGTTGGGGACATGCTGGCCTGGCTGCACCAAGCCACCGCCTCCGAGAAAGAGCACCTGGAAGCTCTGCTGAAACAAGTCACTCTGCCAG GTGTGGAGGAGAACCTGCAGGAGGTGGTTGCACACATCACTGAGGGAGTCTGCAGGCCACTCAAA GTTCGGATAGAGCAGGTCATTGTGGCTGAGCCTGGCGCTGTCCTGCTTTACAAGCTGTCCAACCTGCTCAAGTTCTACCACCACACCATCAG TTCGATCATCGGGACCAGTGTGGCCTCTCTGCTCATCACTATTGAAGAAATGCACATTCTCAGCAAAAAGATGTTCTTCAACAGCCTGAGTCTTCATGCAAGCAGACTCATGGACAAG GTGGAGCTACCACCTGTAGACTTGGGACCTACGGCCTCCCTCACTCAGACCCTCTCACTCCTCAGGGAGGTGCTGGCCTCCCACGACTCGTCGGTGGTTCCTCTGGATGCCCGCCAGGCGGACTTTGCTCAG GTGCTCTCCTGCATCTTGGATCCCCTCCTGCAGTTATGTACTGTGTCTGCCAGTAACCTGGGCACTGCTGACATGGCTACCTACATGGTCAACTCCCTGTATGTCATGAAGACAACCTTGGCTCTCTTTGAGTTCACTGACAAGAGGCTTGAGATGCTCGAATTCCAG atcgaGGCTCACCTTGACACCCTGATCAACGAGCAAGCATCCTACGTGCTGACCAGAGCCGGACTGAGCTACATCTACAGCTGCGTGCAGCAGCATAGTGCTGAACAG GGTCCTCTGTCGCTCCTCCCCAGCATGGAAAGCTCCTCTGTGAAAGCAGCGATG gTCCAGTTCGATCGGTACTTGTCGTCACCCGACACTCTTGTGATGCCGCAGCTCAACTTCCTGCTCAGTGCAGCCATCAA ggagcaGATTTTCCGTCAGTCCACCGAGCTGGTGTGCAGAGCCTATGGGGAGGTCTACGCTGCGCTCAGCAGCCCAGCCAACAGCTACAAAGACCCAGAGAACCTGCTTCCCAGATCCCCTCAGCAGGTTCAGACCTTGCTGTCCTGA